The Bubalus bubalis isolate 160015118507 breed Murrah chromosome 18, NDDB_SH_1, whole genome shotgun sequence genome contains a region encoding:
- the CCDC8 gene encoding coiled-coil domain-containing protein 8 yields MLQIGEDVDYLLIPREVRLAGGVWRVISKPATKEAEFRERLIQFLEEEGRTLEDVARIIEKSTPHPPQPPRKSKEPRVRRRVQQMVTPPPRLVVGTYDSSNASDSEFSDFETSRNKADKGRKGAGRGRKVRKMPVSYLGSKFLGSDLESEDDEELVEAFLRRGEKKPSAPPPRRRVNLPVPMFDDSPGPQQSKADRWRECVSQVSWGKLKRRVKGWAPKSSPGVGEARQASTRVERDSASVPGSASRGCNVGNARDGPVPETPPRRWRPQINWASFRRRRREETASRAQGGEAADEQRREAIDNQRVEAVGNQRVEAVGNQSGEAVDNQRAGPIAVQEAEAVDNQRADALAVQGAEAIPVQGAEAPDNQRAEAPADPRAEAAEDLRPEAPVVQGAEAVPDGEEAGSVQRAEAACNQRAETPAVQEAESSAARRATGATAGTRTRKPVKTVRFQTPGRFSWFRKRRRAFWHTPRLPTLPKRVPRAGEARSLRVLRAEARAEAEHGEQEDQL; encoded by the coding sequence ATGCTACAGATTGGGGAAGACGTGGACTATCTGCTCATCCCCCGCGAGGTCCGGCTGGCCGGAGGCGTCTGGAGGGTCATCTCCAAGCCGGCCACCAAGGAGGCGGAATTTCGGGAACGGCTGATCCAGTTTCTGGAAGAAGAGGGCCGCACCCTGGAGGACGTGGCCCGCATCATCGAGAAGAGCACCCCGCATCCACCCCAGCCCCCCAGAAAGTCTAAGGAGCCCCGAGTGAGGAGGAGAGTCCAGCAGATGGTGACCCCACCCCCCCGGCTGGTCGTGGGCACTTATGACAGCAGTAACGCCAGTGACAGCGAGTTCAGCGATTTCGAGACCTCCAGGAACAAGGCTGACAAGGGCCGCAAAGGCGCCGGCCGTGGCAGGAAGGTGCGCAAAATGCCCGTCAGTTACCTGGGCAGCAAGTTCCTCGGGAGCGACCTGGAGAGCGAGGATGATGAGGAACTGGTGGAGGCCTTCCTCCGGCGAGGGGAGAAGAAACCCAGCGCGCCTCCTCCCCGCCGCCGGGTGAACCTGCCCGTGCCCATGTTTGACGACAGCCCGGGGCCCCAGCAGTCCAAAGCAGACAGGTGGCGGGAGTGTGTCAGCCAGGTGTCCTGGGGGAAGCTGAAGCGGAGGGTGAAGGGCTGGGCACCGAAGTCCAGCCCCGGGGTGGGCGAGGCCAGGCAGGCCTCTACCAGGGTGGAGAGGGACAGCGCATCGGTGCCAGGCAGCGCCAGCCGGGGGTGTAACGTGGGAAATGCACGAGATGGGCCGGTGCCTGAGACCCCCCCAAGGCGATGGAGGCCCCAGATTAACTGGGCTTCCTTCAGACGTCGCAGGAGGGAGGAAACAGCATCCAGAGCTCAGGGGGGAGAGGCTGCAGATGAGCAGAGGAGGGAGGCCATAGATAATCAGAGGGTGGAGGCTGTAGGTAATCAGAGGGTGGAGGCTGTAGGTAACCAGAGCGGGGAGGCTGTAGATAATCAGAGAGCAGGGCCCATAGCTGTCCAGGAGGCAGAGGCTGTGGATAATCAGAGAGCAGATGCCCTGGCTGTCCAGGGAGCAGAGGCCATACCTGTCCAAGGGGCAGAGGCCCCAGACAATCAGAGGGCAGAGGCCCCGGCTGACCCGAGGGCAGAAGCTGCAGAGGATCTGAGGCCAGAGGCCCCGGTTGTCCAGGGAGCAGAGGCAGTACCTGATGGAGAAGAAGCTGGATCGGTCCAGAGGGCAGAAGCTGCCTGTAATCAGAGGGCAGAGACCCCGGCTGTCCAGGAGGCTGAATCCTCAGCTGCCAGAAGGGCCACAGGGGCCACTGCAGGAACTCGGACCCGGAAACCGGTCAAAACAGTGAGGTTCCAGACCCCCGGACGCTTTTCATGGTTTCGGAAGCGCCGGAGAGCCTTTTGGCACACTCCCCGATTGCCCACGCTACCCAAGAGAGTCCCCAGGGCAGGCGAGGCCAGGAGCCTCAGGGTCCTGCGGGCTGAGGCCAGAGCAGAGGCAGAGCATGGAGAGCAAGAGGACCAGCTGTGA